In the Glycine max cultivar Williams 82 chromosome 6, Glycine_max_v4.0, whole genome shotgun sequence genome, TGCTGATCTAACTGGGTCTTCGAGTGCTGGGGTTGCTCCTCAAATGTTTGACATGGATCCCCCCATAAGCAACCACATTGCACATACAAATGTTTGTCCTTCTCTTAAGGGTCAGTACTTAAGCAAATCAAGTCAATTAGATTCCGGTAATTTATTGGCACGGGAACCTGGATTTGAGCAACGAAGTTGGTCTCAAGGGCTTGCTGGAAAATCATCTTGGCAGGGATCGGAAGTTCCCACTAAACAAAATTCTTTTGCACTTGCTAATGACATAAATGGAGAGATTGGAACTACAAATTCATCTAATTCCAACGTAGAGGCTGGTTCTCAGTTGCAGCCCAATTTGGCATTACAGCTCtgatgatatattaaattttttggatTGAATCCTATCATATTGCTTACTAACAATGATAATGTCATGTTATAGGAAAGAAAAGACACAATTTAATGggcctttttatatatatatatatttcagaaGCGTTTAGAAGTAGAACCTTTTctgaatttttgtttgttgactTCATAATAGAGGTTGGCCGTACCAGGAAGTATACAGTTGAATTGGTATCGGTCAAGTCTTTATGACAACGTGCGATTGAGACGTTGAATGTTCAATATTTCTCCCCATTTACTATATTGTTTTGGGAAACAATCCTGTTATCGCATCTTCAAtgtatcatataataattaataattatttatatctatatatctatatatattagaaaGGATATTCACGTTTAGTTTTCAGTTTTTCAGGCATGTTTATCTTTTAATGGCTATAAACtaccttttcattttatattcattttcgtACATTTCtcgtatttatcttttaaatgctATAAATCACCCATGTATAatgttttaatgaatttaatgatGAGATTAAATTAGAGGTGGTAAAATGTGTTATAACAAGTTGGATTAAAAAGGCTTGATATTCTAATGAGAGTTGATATTCTCATCcccttacttttttaaaaacgtACAGAATGACCCTTTtgtcctcccctattttcctacaCCTCTTCCCCCTTCCCCTCACTACTTACCATTAATtgaattaagaaaaatgtttcaaaaatatACATTATGTATTTAATGGTTTACTCATACGAGTTTGTAAATATTGCaaaaactattataaaatatacacAGCTCAATAAGTAAAAAGTATGATACGTGTCAAACAAACTAAAGTTTCAAAAGATCTCTTAgcatcttaaatatatttaactcaataaagataaaatataatttggacTCATGCATTTTAGCTTTATAAGTAGCatttatcaaaatcaaatatcaaAGCCTATGTCAAAGAAATGAAAGTTTGggataacaaattaataactatttttagtctcttttgtatagaaaactttagtttatttttctacCTCTTTGTTTCTCTCTAACTTTACTTTATTTCTCTACCATCTTGCTCCATTCCTTCCTTCTCtccctccttttctttttgttatttttagcaGCACGAGCACTGTAAATAGAAGATCTATTTTGatacttttctctctctttacgcGTTGAATAGTATTTTGTGGTATCAAAAAGTCATGTTTgcttaaaataactatttaagcCCCCACCATGCATAAAAAATCCAGCAATATAATCACAAACGAGTAGAAAATAATGATAAACAGCTAATAGCTAGTATTGGTAAGGAGTATATATGAAACAAAAGTCACTATTGTTGGATCCAAAAGTTACTAGAAATAGTGgtgaaaagaaaatcaagttTAAATGTTTAACAACTATTACAAATAGTGGAGAATTATAAATTCCCCAATAAGTATATATTAGATCGATGCATTTTAGGATGTGATTCTGAATTTGTCAAGTGTCTGTCAATATGTTGCGAGTCTCTAAGATGTTATGAGCGTAGATATTTCATGCGTTGGTAAGATGGGTTTCTGGtggtttttaaataaattttccttCATGGGGAGGAGATTTGTATCTGTCAGTACCATGAGAGCTATATGGTGCTTTCTTTGTTTTCGCTTTGTCCTGGCTCAGGCACATCTTGTGCTTGCTTTggattcttttaataaaatcttgattgacctttaaaaataattataaaatcccCAATATGCTCCAACTTACTTTTCGAATAAAGACATTTAAATACGAATTACTTCACTTCAGGATTAATTCTAATAATATAACTTTCTAAaatcaatttctttaaaaattaactttgtaAGTTGATCCAAAAACACTATGTTATATCATGCCCCTGTTTCTTTAGGATAGAGTGTATTGATCAAAGAAAGACACAGAGAATCACAGCGAGATTATCATTATTTGTGAgttctgttaatttttttttctcattacaAAATACTATCAAGATAGGATTCAAATTCAATTACGAAACAAGTTATACTATTCGTTTGAGCTGCGTAAGTTGTACAACAACAAATGTAAATCGGATTTTAATTAGATAGTATGTaataattgttagaattttccGATGGTTTACGGAAAAAAGAGTTGAttctatgatttatttaatgatttagacatttaattttaactaatgtgAAAAATAGTATATGCTTAACCACTAAGTCTATGATGAAAGGTGTgggttaataaataataatgattagGTCTCATTTGTCATCACAACATTTAATTGTTCCCTAAGATTTATCTCATTGGAAATCATAATAATATCTAGAATGTGTgttcagacaaaaaaaaatatttgacttcTTCTCGGATTCAAGTACTTGTGTAATAATTTTGATACAAATCATGTCTTGAATAAGTAGTAAGTAgtaattttacttaaaatattatcaGTGTTCTAAATTCTCTGTGTTGtttacatgatttttctcaCAATAATCTCATTTTGACTTATATTGGCTATTtgtgatatttattttcttgatccTTGTTTCACGTTAGAAGTGATTAAAGGACCACTTATTGCTAATTCctaacgaagaagaagaagaaaagggataagcaaattaacggagACGAACTCCGCCTCAGCACTATTGTTGATAGATGAGAGTGGCAAGGCAAAGTGCTGCATCGGTCCAAAATAGAATAATGATCATGATACAAATAATAACTCCTATTCCAcgcgaaaaaagaaaaacaggaaTAGAAAAAACAGAATAGAATGAAAATTAATGGCATGCAAAAATCCACCCGACCCACTTGTTAATTTCCTTTCCTATGTGAATGTAACGTTTAATTTGCTTAGAAACGGATagaagtggtggtggtggtgacggAGAAGAATATAATCTgtccccacacacacacacaaaaaacacAACCTATGGTAAACTGtaacacaaaaaaatcaatttgtttgCCAAGCCATTCTGTAGCCGTTGGGCGTGACGGAGCGAAACCAAGCACGGGTCAAGGATTTCAACCTCTGGTCTCTAACCTCACAGAACCTATGGGTCCAATCCTTGGGTTCTATTGCTTGGAAGCCCAAGCCAGGAGTCCTATCCTTAGAATTAGGGTTAATTTCCTGCTTCCAATCCACAACATACGCAGACACCCTCCTTCGGAACTTACTCTTGAACTCATCCCACGCCTGGTACTTGTAGTGATTCACCAACCCTTCCTCCACACTCACCTGCTTCGACATGAACCCTTTCCTTTCATTCACTTGAAAATGATGTATCACGTTCCTCAAACTGGGGTCCACCGCCTCCACCAACACCATTGACTTGTGCCTCTGTTCCCCCCTCCTACGACACGTGTACCCCTGCGTCACTCCTTCCTCCGGGTGCCGCCGTTGCCCCGAAGGCCCGAATTCCATGCACCTCATCGAAACTTGTCCCACCCTAGTCCCCCCCTTTATTATTTCCCTCGCCAATAACTTTTTCAACGAAGGAACAACAACACTATTTTCAGTTTCATGTCCCCATGAGGGAGAAAACACGAACTCGTCAACGTCCACGTACATAATCCAACTGCACAGTTCTTTCGATTTGGAGTACACAACACTGTGGGAGAATCCAGCTTCTTGTGTCTTAGGCCAAATCCAAAACAACGTGCTAATGTTGTAACCTTGTTTTCGAAGCTCGTCGATCACGGCATACAAATCATCATCACTTGCATTATCATACAATATGAAATTCTCCACGCCGACTTTGGCATGATACATAACCCATTCCCGTAAGACTTTTGCCACGTTGTAAACCATCGTGCATGCGCATAAGAAATATTTGGGCCGGGCTTGTACGGATAGATCATTCGTCATGAGCTTGGGCTTGAGCCCGGGCTTGGGAATGTAATATGCGACCGACGGGACGACGGTGTTTTCTGAAACGATCTCAAGGGAGATTCCGATTCTATTGGGTAAGCCATAATGAGAATCGAAATCTAATTCGGATGGATCTGGGTGAGGGCAACGGAACACTTCTTGGACGGAGCTCGTAACGGCGACGTTAAGGACACCGCTACCGAGGTCAAACACGCAACGGAGTTCCTCCGGGGAGCGGTTGTCTCCGTTGCGATGGTTGACCCCTTTGGCGAACACGACGACGTCGTTTTCCGTGGAGAAGGACTCGTACACGAGAAAGTTCCACTTCAGGAGCTCCGGTGCCGGCGACGGGAACTCGGTCTCCGAGGTTGGTGATGTCACGAGCATGGGCTGGGAGAACATGCGGCGGCGGCGAACCGGCTCGGGGAGGTCGCACTTGAAGGTGGTGCGGTTGGTGAAGGGGAGGACGCCGGAGAATTTGGCCGGAGAGCTGGCATTGTTGGGGAAGAGGCAGTGGGGTGTGTCGGAGGAGGATAAGGGCGTGTTTGGCGCGACGATGACGAGAATCTCCCAGTCGGGGATGAGAACGGAGACGGTGGATAATAAGGTGTCCTTGATGGAGGACACCCGCCGTGTTTGGCGTGAGAATTGATTGTTGAagatgttgtttttgtttctgttgTGAAGGACGAGGTGGTTGGTGACGGCGTTTAATTTTCTGAGGTCGGAGTAGGGGCGCCAAGTGGAAATGGCATTGCGAGAGAGGTAAAGGGAAAATGAAGcgaaggtgagaatggagagtAAGGAGACGAGGAAGGAGGTGCGCGGTCTCCGTCGCATGGTTTCCCCAACGAAATTAGGAAACAACGAGGACGAGTTTTTGGGTAAGCTTGTTGATTTGTTTATATTGGAACCCAAGGGACACAAATTTTGTGGtgggaaaaataaaaggaagttGAAACGGGTTTCATTCTCTTTATTGagaatcatattattattattatatgattctataataaaagtgaaaatgtGTTGGAAGAATGTTTATAGATAGTAATTAAGAGAGAGAggctttatatatatagaaactACAGAGCTGAATCTGGATGAGAGTCAAGAATGAATGAGTGGTGTAATAATATAACAGAACACGTTGAGTTGAGAAGGTGACAGTGGGTATGAATGAATCTTGTGCCGtggggagaaagagaaagagaaagagacgAAAGGATGGTGGATGattgttgtgttgtgttttAGTGCAACTTTTGTGATTCGCCAAGTAAGCGTCGGGATGGTGAGCTTTACGTGCTTGCAACATCTTGGGTTTATTCTTGGATTATTAGATGGGGTGTCTTTAGCTTCGGCACGACGCACTTCTTTCCATGACACGTGGAAGTCAAAaggtagtagtagtagtagtagtagtagtagtaaacTCGAGTTTTTTTCACGCGTTGCGGACTTCTTGCTCTTCGCTGATTTTGACCGTCTTAAGACACGGATAGATAGATACTGACGGTGGTAACCCTTAATTAACTTGTTAATTCTAAAAGGGTTTAATTATTCAGATTATCTCTCTACTGgtaatattttagaattttcaagtaaattttaaaattactattccGTATTTAAGTCCTTGGAGTTCAGTTCCGTCAATCTGCCATTATCTTTTCAGTTGTTGGCTATcaatgaatcattttttttttctgtgggTATGATTGCAAATGTTTATCTCGGTCAGAAACTAGGATTTTCaaactcttttcaaaaatctatTTAGATATATTATCAACTCGCAACGACAATTTTTTCATACAGACTcgttagaatttaaatttttgacaatgaattaattttcaatttcatgatTTCTTAATACTTTATTCATCTTATATTGTATCACATGACAACACTAAAATTATTCCctccaatattatttattataattgaagTTGTCCTATGTACTCTAAGTCATTCTaatatactatatataaaaaggatgattttgtttttatggAATAATACCGTGTGACAGTCTCGTATTTATGCtcccaaaatttaattaaatattcaatttttaattaaaaacaaaatataactatgttaattaatataaagCGTTTAACTTAGAAAATTCAGATTTTGTGAATATTGCGATTTTGTTTAAACATtgtgaatattaattttaaattttgttaaaataaaccATGTAATTTATAACcgattattataattatattaaagaaCAGCATCTTGATGCTGATTGTGGGGGCCTTGTCCGTGATCATGAAGGGAGATGGATATGTGGTTTTGCGAGGAAAATTGGAAGAGCAAATTCTTTTCTAGCTGAGTTATGGGTCATTTTCAAGGTTTGCGTTTAGTGCACCAAAAAGggttaaaaaatatcatcattcAGGTTGATTCTCAAGTTGTGAAGGGGGATAATGTTGGTTGTGCCTCGGTGAGATCAGGAAGCTTATGAGATTTGGTACTCATATTTCTAGAGGCAGACAAGTTGGCTGATTTTGCGTGTGGTTTCGATGGGGATTTTTTGGTGATGGAGCCTTGAATCAGTTGTTGCTTTGCGATGCATTTGGGAGTTTTAGCGGCAAATTTTCTTCAAATTACCGCCCAAGACcttcaagaaaaatatattgcaaGAGTAAATGTGCTATACTCTTTTATATTAcaagagaaataattttttttttttgtgaaacaaaagaaatagttAGTCATTATAATTtactagtttaatttaattttcagggTGAAGCTGGTGAATTGTACCCTTTGAAAATAGATTCTCTGAAGGAAGATAAAATTTAGTGCAAGGTTCATGTGAAGATAGAATACTTCCACTATGTGGAGCATACTAGTTATCAAGTATTACGGATGAGTTCAGATGACGTGCTACTAGCAGATTTCattcaaaaatacaaattaGAAGAAGTTGGTTTTATAttgtcaattatatatatatatattttacgttgttctaaaaaaagtaacttatatttatgattaactataatttttttttgtaaaaattaaatagaataaaaatatatttctcatAGATAAAAGTGATGTGAAAaagtacataataaaaaaaccttttggttgtataaaatataaaacgaaATATACACAATTTGTGTGGTCCAGATGGAATCAACACATTTTTATACCAAAATGGGCCGTACGGTTTGGGCCAGAGAAAGTAGACAATTTTGTGTCACTTAAAACCAGGCTATTTACACCTTTTATTACTAAATCCTGCCAACCTAATTcaaccaatttttatttttatttttttatgagtggTTCAACCAAGTTTGGTCGATGGGTTGTGTAATACTACATAGCTAAGGCTACACACGTGTAATACATGAAATTGTGAAAGCCAT is a window encoding:
- the LOC100783546 gene encoding glycosyltransferase family 92 protein At1g27200, with translation MRRRPRTSFLVSLLSILTFASFSLYLSRNAISTWRPYSDLRKLNAVTNHLVLHNRNKNNIFNNQFSRQTRRVSSIKDTLLSTVSVLIPDWEILVIVAPNTPLSSSDTPHCLFPNNASSPAKFSGVLPFTNRTTFKCDLPEPVRRRRMFSQPMLVTSPTSETEFPSPAPELLKWNFLVYESFSTENDVVVFAKGVNHRNGDNRSPEELRCVFDLGSGVLNVAVTSSVQEVFRCPHPDPSELDFDSHYGLPNRIGISLEIVSENTVVPSVAYYIPKPGLKPKLMTNDLSVQARPKYFLCACTMVYNVAKVLREWVMYHAKVGVENFILYDNASDDDLYAVIDELRKQGYNISTLFWIWPKTQEAGFSHSVVYSKSKELCSWIMYVDVDEFVFSPSWGHETENSVVVPSLKKLLAREIIKGGTRVGQVSMRCMEFGPSGQRRHPEEGVTQGYTCRRRGEQRHKSMVLVEAVDPSLRNVIHHFQVNERKGFMSKQVSVEEGLVNHYKYQAWDEFKSKFRRRVSAYVVDWKQEINPNSKDRTPGLGFQAIEPKDWTHRFCEVRDQRLKSLTRAWFRSVTPNGYRMAWQTN